A DNA window from Salvelinus sp. IW2-2015 linkage group LG4q.1:29, ASM291031v2, whole genome shotgun sequence contains the following coding sequences:
- the LOC111962099 gene encoding apoptosis-enhancing nuclease, with amino-acid sequence MERAMSEAWTSIGSKTHRNYWGLINNYRYLSRKAMFLSAVENARARKKHQKKNNISSKRKRIEENNKTPDTIQRVKNIKLPARHTCLEVDSALITTDSWTHVAKFGLPLPPTVEGLPIAASGDNRVANQQTSEGKKLVGAALSELWEVDSGFSSEASPSASGRSSPCLTMSPTTVVAMDCEMVGTGLAGRTSELARCSLVDYHGNVLYDKYIRPCQAVTDYRTRWSGIQRHHLQNALPFPKARTEILGILDGKVVIGHALYNDFQALDFNHPGHMIRDTSGMRLLRRLAGFPTKRCVSLKILANSLLNRKIQVGRRGHSSVEDALASLDLYKLVEGEWEQDMRERMTDRDTGTLPDPATSNHYMQDQYWPEDLTDDGH; translated from the exons ATGGAAAGAGCGATGTCTGAAGCATGGACTTCAATTGGAAGTAAAACCCATCGCAATTATTGGGGACTTATCAACAACTACAGATATTTATCCCGGAAGGCCATGTTCCTCAGTGCAGTGGAGAACGCCAGAGCACGGAAGAAGCACCAAAAGAAGAATAACATCTCCAGTAAGAGAAAAAGGATAGAGGAAAACAATAAAACGCCGGACACGATCCAAagggtaaaaaatataaaattaccTGCGAGACACACGTGTCTAGAAGTTGATAGCGCTCTAATAACCACAGACTCATGGACTCATGTTGCTAAATTTGGACTGCCATTGCCTCCTACAGTAGAGGGTTTACCGATAGCTGCTTCTGGGGACAACCGTGTAGCCAACCAGCAGACTTCAGAAGGCAAAAAGCTGGTTGGGGCCGCTCTCAGTGAACTATGGGAGGTGGACAGTGGATTCTCGTCTGAGGCCAGCCCTTCTGCTAGCGGACGCAGTTCTCCCTGCCTCACCATGTCCCCCACCACGGTGGTGGCAATGGACTGCGAGATGGTTGGTACAGGGCTGGCCGGGCGCACTAGTGAATTGGCACGCTGCAGCTTGGTAGATTACCATGGCAATGTCCTGTACGATAAGTACATCCGTCCGTGCCAGGCTGTGACTGACTACAGGACCCGTTGGAGTGGCATCCAGAGGCACCATTTACAGAACGCTCTGCCCTTCCCCAAGGCTAGGACAGAG ATACTAGGAATACTGGATGGGAAAGTGGTGATCGGCCACGCTCTATACAACGACTTCCAGGCCTTGGATTTCAACCACCCAGGTCACATGATCAGGGACACAAGTGGTATGCGTCTGCTCAGGCGACTGGCTGGCTTCCCTACAAAGCGCTGCGTCTCACTCAAGATCCTGGCCAACAGCCTCCTAAACAGGAAAATACAG GTTGGAAGGAGGGGCCACAGTTCAGTCGAGGATGCTCTGGCTTCCTTGGACTTGTATAAACTCGTGGAGGGGGAGTGGGAACAGGACATGCGAGAGAGAATGACGGACCGAGACACAGGCACTCTCCCAGACCCCGCTACCTCAAACCACTACATGCAGGACCAGTACTGGCCAGAGGACTTGACCGATGATGGCCATTGA
- the pdia3 gene encoding protein disulfide-isomerase A3, producing the protein MLKLFFFIVLAGVARASDVIEFSDDDFDSKIGDHGMILVEFFAPWCGHCKRLAPEFEVAATRLKGIVALAKVDCTVQNNVCQKYGVSGYPTLKIFKDGEDAGAYDGPRTADGIVSHLKKQAGPSSVELKTEADFTKYVGDRDASVVGFFADGGSPAQAEFLKSASALQESFRFAHTNSGELLQKHGVEGEGIILFRPARLSNKFEESSIKFSEDKFTNAMIKKFIQDNIFGMCPHMTDDNKDQMKDKDLLVAYYDVDYEKNPKGSNYWRNRVMKVAKSFLDQGKTLNFAVASKNSFSHDISEMGLDASSGELPVVGIRTAKGDKYVMAEEFSRDGKALERFLQDYFDGKLKRYLKSEPIPENNDGPVKTVVAENFDAIVNNEEKDVLIEFYAPWCGHCKSLEPKWKELGEKLSSDPNIVIAKMDATANDVPSQYEVRGFPTIFFAPAGQKMSPKKYEGAREVSDFISYLKKEATNPLVAQEEKSKNKQTEL; encoded by the exons ATGTTgaaattgtttttcttcattgttCTCGCCGGGGTTGCCCGGGCGAGTGATGTGATAGAATTCTCTGATGATGATTTCGACAGTAAAATTGGAGATCACGGGATGATTCTAGTGGAATTCTTTGCGCCATG GTGTGGCCATTGTAAACGACTAGCTCCGGAGTTTGAGGTGGCAGCAACACGTCTGAAAGGCATTGTCGCATTGGCCAAG GTCGACTGCACGGTCCAAAACAATGTGTGCCAGAAGTACGGAGTTAGCGGTTATCCAACACTGAAGATCTTCAAAGACGGAGAGGATGCCGGTGCCTACGATGGGCCCAGAACTGCAG atggGATTGTGAGCCATCTAAAGAAGCAGGCTGGCCCATCTTCCGTAGAGCTCAAGACCGAGGCAGATTTTACGAAGTATGTCGGAGACCGTGACGCAAGTGTTGTGG GTTTCTTTGCTGACGGTGGAAGCCCAGCCCAAGCAGAGTTCCTTAAGTCGGCCAGTGCCCTCCAAGAGTCCTTCCGCTTTGCACACACCAACTCTGGGGAGCTTCTCCAGAAACATGGCGTGGAGGGAGA GGGAATCATTCTGTTCCGTCCAGCACGCCTCAGCAACAAATTTGAAGAGAGCAGTATCAAGTTCAGTGAGGACAAGTTCACCAACGCCATGATCAAGAAGTTTATCCAGGACAACAT CTTTGGAATGTGCCCCCATATGACTGATGACAATAAGGACCAAATGAAGGACAAGGACCTGCTGGTGGCCTACTATGATGTGGACTATGAGAAGAACCCCAAAGGCTCCAACTACTGGAGGAACCG GGTAATGAAGGTGGCCAAGAGCTTCCTGGACCAGGGGAAAACGCTGAACTTTGCCGTGGCCAGCAAGAACAGCTTCAGCCACGACATCTCTGAGATGGGCCTGGACGCCAGCTCCGGAGAGCTGCCCGTGGTCGGCATCCGCACTGCCAAGGGAGACAAATACGTCATGGCCGAGGAGTTCTC ACGTGACGGCAAGGCCCTGGAGCGTTTCCTGCAGGACTACTTTGACGGCAAGCTGAAGCGTTACCTCAAGTCTGAGCCCATCCCTGAGAACAATGACGGCCCCGTCAAG ACTGTGGTGGCTGAGAACTTTGACGCCATTGTGAACAACGAGGAAAAGGACGTGCTGATTGAGTTCTACGCCCCGTGGTGCGGCCACTGCAAGAGCCTGGAGCCCAAGTGGAAAGAGCTGGGAGAGAAG CTGTCCAGTGATCCCAACATTGTCATCGCAAAGATGGACGCCACAGCCAATGACGTGCCATCTCAATACGAAGTCAGGGG ATTCCCCACCATCTTCTTTGCTCCAGCTGGACAGAAAATGAGCCCAAAGAAATATGAG gGTGCTCGCGAGGTCAGCGACTTTATCTCCTACCTGAAGAAGGAGGCCACCAACCCTCTGGTGGCTCAAGAAGAGAAGTCCAAGAATAAGCAGACCGAGCTATAG